In Triticum aestivum cultivar Chinese Spring chromosome 5B, IWGSC CS RefSeq v2.1, whole genome shotgun sequence, the following proteins share a genomic window:
- the LOC123115633 gene encoding uncharacterized protein, whose product MALRLHHRPLLLLLLLLLVLSTASATHSPESATASASARAHHHHHRSPFGTATAHFHPVPSAAPSMHQNHLHADTQSLLATGDVDPVLADAQATDAAEARPTPLVPPQAEAASPPPTLVLPVPDLAEATPTTPAAATTTTTSTLLPLPATVATTTSPPPPPAVSDAEQGLQQLSRVLTSLGYNEMASEAPLLAHAPPLARWPGAITVFAAPDAFLQAACPMCSRRHLLEQHIAMGYYPYSELAAAATMKIPSASVGFCIKVATERGPFGIHYARIYADGVEVSHPELYNDGRYVVHGLHGFLRPLTHSCFDGPHHHHLTGRSAAASAATAASVVRIMIRDAMARLRDGGYGFMALAMRVKFAELEKFANLTLFALDDPAIFVGGGHDYVSAVRFHIVPNHRLTRADLHRLRPGTVLPTLAGEGQSLVVTHYATGSASSNDDVRVNYIPIKEPDVVVNSRIAVHGVYVPFPRLHLADLAVASATDQTNGTCGVGGPFGDCASSAITSPGE is encoded by the coding sequence ATGGCTCTCCGTCTTCACCAccgacccctcctcctcctcctcctcctcctcctcgtgctaTCCACCGCCTCCGCCACGCACTCGCCGGAGAgcgccaccgcctccgcctccgcccgcgcccaccaccaccaccaccgctcgCCGTTCGGCACGGCCACCGCCCACTTCCACCCCGTCCCTAGCGCCGCGCCCTCCATGCACCAAAACCACCTCCACGCCGACACCCAGTCCCTGCTCGCCACCGGCGACGTCGACCCCGTCCTCGCCGACGCGCAGGCCACGGACGCGGCGGAGGCCCGTCCCACTCCGCTCGTGCCGCCCCAGGCCGAAGCGGCATCACCGCCTCCCACGCTCGTCCTCCCGGTGCCGGATCTCGCGGAGGCGACGCCGACGACGCCCGCTgcagcgacgacaacgacgaccaGCACGCTTCTCCCGCTCCCTGCCACGGTGGCGACGACCACGagcccgcctccgcctcccgccgtGTCCGACGCCGAGCAGGGGCTGCAGCAGCTCTCCAGGGTGCTCACCTCGCTGGGGTACAACGAGATGGCGTCGGAGGCGCCGCTCCTCGCCCACGCGCCGCCGCTCGCGAGGTGGCCCGGGGCCATCACCGTCTTCGCGGCCCCCGACGCCTTCCTCCAGGCCGCCTGCCCCATGTGCTCGCGCCGCCACCTCCTCGAGCAGCACATCGCCATGGGCTACTACCCCTACTCCGAGCTCGCCGCCGCAGCCACCATGAAGATCCCCTCCGCCTCCGTCGGCTTCTGCATCAAGGTCGCCACCGAGCGGGGCCCCTTCGGCATCCACTACGCCAGGATCTACGCCGACGGCGTCGAGGTGTCCCACCCAGAGCTCTACAACGACGGCCGCTACGTCGTCCACGGCCTCCACGGCTTCCTGCGCCCGCTCACGCACTCCTGCTTCGACGGCCCGCACCACCATCACCTCACCGGCCGCTCCGCCGCAGCCTCCGCGGCCACCGCTGCCTCCGTGGTGCGCATCATGATCCGCGACGCCATGGCGCGACTCCGCGACGGGGGCTACGGCTTCATGGCGCTGGCCATGCGCGTCAAGTTCGCCGAGCTCGAGAAGTTCGCCAACCTGACGCTCTTCGCGCTCGACGACCCGGCCATCTTCGTCGGCGGAGGCCACGACTACGTCTCGGCGGTGCGCTTCCACATCGTCCCCAACCACCGCCTCACGCGCGCAGACCTCCACCGCCTCCGCCCCGGCACGGTCCTCCCCACTCTGGCCGGCGAGGGCCAGAGCCTCGTCGTCACCCACTACGCCACCGGCTCCGCCTCCTCCAACGACGACGTCCGCGTCAACTACATACCCATCAAGGAGCCCGACGTGGTGGTCAACTCGCGCATCGCCGTCCACGGCGTCTACGTGCCGTTCCCCCGCCTCCACCTCGCCGACCTCGCCGTCGCGTCCGCCACCGACCAGACGAACGGCACCTGCGGCGTCGGGGGGCCCTTCGGCGACTGCGCCTCCTCAGCGATCACCTCTCCCGGCGAGTGA
- the LOC123115634 gene encoding 60S ribosomal protein L35-3 has protein sequence MDPVRSAELRAQLKELKAELKELRAAKVTNGVPSEIRAFVAEVAKKKRAALREAYSNREPLILRLNSRQDPCASPPAFSEDGEGKEA, from the exons ATGG ACCCGGTCAGGTCGGCGGAACTTAGGGCGCAGCTTAAGGAATTGAAGGCGGAGCTGAAGGAACTTAGGGCAGCCAAGGTCACCAACGGTGTCCCCTCCGAGAT CCGCGCTTTTGTCGCGGAGGTGgcgaagaagaaaagggcggcgcTGCGGGAGGCGTACAGCAACCGCGAACCACTCATCCTCCGTCTCAACTCCCGGCAAGACCCGTGCGCATCACCACCAG CTTTCTCTGAAGATGGAGAGGGAAAAGAAGCATAA